One Mycolicibacterium sarraceniae genomic window carries:
- a CDS encoding NAD-dependent epimerase/dehydratase family protein gives MLITGGAGFIGSALARRLVQAGYDVAVLDVLHPQVHGEHATLDLPQSVRMFIGDITHAPDMDATLRLFKPAQIVHLAAETGTAQSLSEATRHGSVNVVGTTQLLDALTRAGHVPEQLVLASSRAVYGEGAWRSGTHTFHPSPRSHADLMAGLWDPQGPTGDSAVPLPSRAGSTDPRPTNIYAATKLAQEHILTAWTAAHDTTCSVLRLQNVYGPGQSLTNAYTGIVALFARLALQRQVLDVYEDGRILRDFVYIDDVVEALFAAVEKPAAPARAVDIGSGVPTTIHELANTLAAICGAPDPVVGGKFRDGDVRAARCDIESAIDDLDWRPTWALKDGLRALLVWIADQPGLAPD, from the coding sequence GTGCTCATCACCGGCGGGGCGGGTTTCATCGGGTCCGCACTCGCACGCCGCCTCGTTCAGGCCGGCTACGACGTCGCTGTGCTGGACGTGCTGCACCCGCAGGTGCACGGCGAGCACGCCACACTCGACCTACCACAGTCAGTGCGGATGTTCATCGGCGACATCACTCACGCACCCGACATGGATGCCACGCTTAGGCTGTTCAAGCCCGCCCAGATCGTCCATTTGGCGGCGGAGACAGGAACGGCGCAGTCACTGTCCGAGGCGACTCGGCACGGTTCAGTGAACGTGGTTGGAACGACGCAGCTCCTTGATGCCCTCACCCGCGCGGGACATGTGCCCGAACAGCTGGTGCTCGCCTCTTCACGGGCCGTCTACGGCGAAGGCGCATGGCGGTCCGGCACTCACACCTTCCATCCATCCCCCCGCAGCCATGCTGACCTAATGGCCGGTCTCTGGGATCCGCAAGGCCCGACGGGTGATTCCGCCGTGCCGCTGCCGAGTCGTGCGGGCAGCACCGACCCCCGACCGACCAACATCTACGCCGCGACCAAACTCGCCCAAGAGCACATCCTGACCGCTTGGACCGCCGCTCACGACACCACGTGCAGCGTGCTTCGCCTGCAGAACGTCTACGGACCGGGCCAGTCGCTGACCAATGCCTACACCGGAATTGTCGCCCTCTTCGCCCGACTGGCCCTACAGCGCCAGGTATTGGACGTCTACGAAGATGGCCGGATCCTGCGCGATTTCGTCTATATCGACGACGTGGTCGAGGCGCTCTTCGCTGCCGTCGAGAAACCCGCGGCACCAGCGCGTGCGGTCGACATCGGTTCAGGTGTGCCAACCACAATCCACGAACTCGCCAACACACTCGCCGCGATCTGCGGCGCGCCTGATCCAGTCGTCGGCGGGAAGTTCCGGGACGGCGACGTACGCGCAGCGCGATGCGATATCGAGTCGGCCATCGACGATCTCGATTGGCGGCCGACCTGGGCGCTCAAGGACGGACTGAGGGCCCTGCTGGTTTGGATCGCCGATCAGCCCGGCCTCGCACCGGACTGA
- a CDS encoding DUF2505 domain-containing protein → MPRSFDVVSDSAASVEQIRAAFARADYWQARVAGDESATLDSLVVDDDGIVTVRIIQQLGRRLLPAPVARVVGADLKLVYCETWQPVDDGHARGESTLSAAGLGSSQAKNWLVPTTTGSQLRSAIQVQVKIPFVGGTVEKTIGAGLAESIPATLRFTNNWINEHS, encoded by the coding sequence ATGCCGCGCTCATTCGACGTCGTTTCCGATTCCGCTGCCAGCGTGGAACAAATCCGCGCGGCCTTCGCCCGGGCGGATTACTGGCAGGCCCGGGTGGCCGGCGATGAAAGCGCCACCTTGGACTCACTGGTCGTCGACGACGACGGCATTGTGACGGTGCGCATCATTCAACAGCTGGGGCGGCGACTGCTGCCCGCGCCCGTCGCCCGGGTTGTCGGCGCAGACCTAAAACTCGTCTACTGCGAAACGTGGCAACCAGTCGATGACGGTCACGCGCGGGGTGAGAGCACCCTCTCGGCGGCGGGGCTGGGATCCAGCCAGGCAAAGAACTGGTTGGTGCCGACGACCACCGGTTCGCAACTACGCTCTGCAATACAAGTCCAGGTCAAGATCCCGTTTGTAGGCGGAACTGTGGAAAAGACCATCGGCGCTGGCCTGGCGGAGAGCATTCCGGCAACATTGCGCTTCACTAATAACTGGATCAACGAGCACAGCTGA
- a CDS encoding class I SAM-dependent methyltransferase, with protein sequence MLVGIAVLVAIACFFAPVVLVVIGVVLILLLGGRLFYRNRDRYIPNLYARDIKVYDEAYRAFIHRSLADLRRCKIGGHTLLWEASQLAAPSPQNARELLLDLGVWLGWSTRLAADASGRTVYGFDTFEGLVEDWQVDDQMVIKSGTFSLSEPLAQRLMPDTGVTLDADGLPAALGRNVQFIKGMTYDTLAPFLASRPDDPIRLFHMDLDTYESCQHALEACKDRFVEGSILVFDEYLVTNAEMLAFYEFQNKYQLEWRYRAWGLEMWEMNVEMVTSAWKRVPYYFLAVAVYWVIGNGNFAWAFFSKRFWRFWLGAPTGDIGFMLGAAGQRKSVSLEITGLGTLDRTNQRNNNPDK encoded by the coding sequence ATACTCGTCGGCATCGCGGTCCTCGTAGCGATCGCATGTTTTTTTGCGCCAGTAGTGCTGGTCGTGATTGGTGTAGTTCTGATACTGCTGCTGGGGGGCCGCTTGTTTTATCGAAACAGGGACCGGTACATCCCCAATTTGTACGCCCGGGATATCAAGGTTTACGACGAGGCGTATCGCGCGTTCATCCACCGCTCGCTCGCGGATCTGAGACGGTGCAAGATCGGCGGGCACACCCTGCTCTGGGAGGCATCGCAACTCGCTGCGCCGTCGCCGCAGAATGCCCGGGAACTCTTGCTCGACTTGGGTGTCTGGCTCGGTTGGTCGACCCGCTTGGCGGCTGATGCCTCCGGACGCACGGTTTACGGTTTCGACACTTTTGAGGGTCTTGTCGAAGATTGGCAGGTTGATGACCAGATGGTCATCAAGAGCGGAACATTTTCACTGAGCGAACCCCTAGCCCAGCGCCTGATGCCCGATACCGGCGTGACGTTGGACGCCGACGGCCTGCCGGCCGCACTGGGGCGAAACGTGCAATTTATCAAGGGGATGACGTACGACACCCTGGCACCGTTCCTGGCGAGCAGACCGGATGATCCGATCCGGCTTTTCCACATGGATCTGGACACCTACGAGAGCTGCCAGCATGCGTTGGAGGCCTGTAAGGACCGCTTTGTTGAAGGGTCGATCCTCGTCTTCGACGAGTATCTGGTCACCAACGCCGAGATGCTGGCCTTCTACGAGTTCCAGAACAAGTATCAGCTGGAGTGGCGGTACCGGGCCTGGGGTCTCGAGATGTGGGAAATGAACGTCGAGATGGTCACTTCGGCATGGAAGCGCGTGCCCTACTACTTCCTCGCGGTTGCCGTGTATTGGGTGATCGGGAACGGTAATTTCGCGTGGGCGTTCTTCAGCAAGCGCTTCTGGCGGTTCTGGCTTGGCGCACCGACAGGCGATATCGGCTTCATGCTTGGTGCGGCTGGGCAGCGAAAATCTGTCAGCCTCGAAATCACGGGCCTGGGCACCCTCGACCGGACCAACCAACGTAATAACAACCCGGACAAGTGA
- a CDS encoding class I SAM-dependent methyltransferase, translating into MDINSGLVQLADALPGVNRIRSVQRALEGRLRPVYLEIGVSRGQAFQKIGADVKIAVDPAFRIAQRTREIADARARVTRYFEMTSDDFFSNHAELLEHNPVDVALIDGLHTYEQVVRDVENTLRYLKDDGVIFLHDCNPPFELAGRRAESWDEFMKSQSGPVAIGIWNGDVWKAIVELRSTHDDLVVGVLKCDQGVGFVRKGRPESTLPYTVQEVAALTYADLKADRKRLLNLKPPRYLNQLLGEVAAT; encoded by the coding sequence GTGGATATCAATAGCGGATTGGTGCAGCTGGCCGACGCGCTGCCGGGGGTCAACCGGATCCGATCGGTGCAGCGTGCGCTCGAAGGGCGGCTGCGCCCCGTCTATCTCGAGATCGGTGTGTCACGGGGGCAGGCGTTCCAGAAGATCGGTGCCGACGTGAAGATCGCAGTCGACCCGGCGTTCCGGATCGCTCAGCGCACCCGCGAGATTGCCGACGCCAGGGCACGCGTCACCCGTTACTTCGAGATGACCAGCGACGACTTCTTCAGCAACCACGCGGAATTGCTCGAGCACAACCCCGTCGACGTTGCATTGATCGACGGGCTGCATACCTATGAACAGGTGGTGCGCGACGTCGAGAACACCCTGCGCTACCTAAAAGACGACGGTGTCATCTTCTTGCACGACTGCAACCCGCCGTTCGAGCTGGCCGGTCGCCGTGCGGAATCGTGGGACGAGTTTATGAAGTCGCAGTCAGGGCCGGTGGCTATCGGTATCTGGAACGGCGATGTCTGGAAGGCGATCGTTGAGCTGCGCAGCACCCACGACGATTTGGTGGTCGGCGTTCTCAAGTGCGACCAGGGCGTCGGGTTCGTTCGGAAAGGCAGACCAGAGTCGACCCTGCCCTACACGGTCCAAGAGGTCGCGGCGTTGACCTACGCAGACCTCAAGGCCGACCGCAAGCGCCTGCTGAACCTGAAGCCACCGCGCTACCTCAACCAGCTTCTCGGCGAGGTGGCCGCGACGTAA
- a CDS encoding glycosyltransferase — translation MKFVLATWGSRGDIEPILAVGRELVRRGHHVQMAVPPDLVAFTEAAGPQAVAFGPDSKSVLDAHRDFWTCFFRSPWKLRELIRSRVEIAGPLLRGWQDMSATLISMAEGADLIFTGINFEDAAANVAVRYGVPMATLHYFPLRPNGQVLPFLPARLGRAAVTAFWWMSWRGTKKVEDAQRRDLGLPPSKGSAPRRITERGSLEIQAYDEACFPGLAQEWARCREQRPFVGTLTLELSSPDDSEVADWIAAGTPPIFFGFGSIPVESPSETIAMIASACSRLGERALVGAAGTNFGNVPQFDHVKLAGTLNYSTVFPACRAVVHHGGSGTTPIAMRAGVPQVILYWDMAHAVSGSSVKRLKVGTARRFSTATEESLVADLRTILVPDYADRAKALATRITEPAQSASAAADLLERFARSTPGR, via the coding sequence GTGAAATTCGTACTGGCGACCTGGGGCAGTCGCGGCGATATCGAGCCCATCCTTGCGGTCGGTCGCGAATTGGTGCGGCGAGGGCATCACGTGCAGATGGCGGTGCCCCCCGATCTCGTGGCCTTCACCGAGGCGGCTGGTCCTCAAGCGGTCGCGTTCGGTCCCGATTCGAAGTCGGTCCTCGACGCCCACCGAGATTTCTGGACCTGCTTCTTTCGCAGCCCGTGGAAACTCCGCGAACTGATCAGATCGCGGGTCGAGATCGCGGGACCGCTGCTGCGGGGATGGCAGGACATGAGCGCGACGCTCATCTCGATGGCCGAGGGGGCGGATCTGATTTTCACTGGCATCAACTTCGAAGATGCCGCCGCCAACGTTGCGGTGCGTTATGGCGTCCCGATGGCCACGTTGCATTACTTTCCGTTGCGGCCCAACGGCCAGGTGCTGCCGTTCCTGCCTGCCCGATTGGGCCGTGCGGCTGTGACCGCGTTCTGGTGGATGTCCTGGCGCGGGACGAAGAAAGTGGAGGATGCCCAGCGCCGCGACCTGGGCCTACCGCCGTCGAAAGGTTCAGCACCGCGGCGGATCACCGAGCGCGGATCGCTCGAGATCCAAGCCTACGATGAGGCGTGCTTCCCCGGACTGGCACAGGAGTGGGCGCGGTGCCGTGAGCAGCGACCGTTCGTCGGAACCCTGACGCTGGAACTCTCCTCGCCGGACGACAGTGAGGTTGCGGACTGGATTGCCGCGGGCACTCCACCCATCTTCTTCGGTTTCGGCAGCATCCCGGTTGAATCTCCGAGCGAAACGATTGCGATGATCGCCTCAGCATGCAGTCGGTTAGGAGAGCGTGCGCTGGTTGGCGCGGCCGGGACCAACTTCGGCAACGTGCCGCAGTTCGACCACGTCAAGCTCGCCGGCACCCTGAACTATTCGACGGTTTTCCCCGCCTGCCGCGCGGTCGTCCATCACGGCGGTTCCGGGACCACACCCATCGCCATGCGAGCCGGAGTGCCTCAGGTGATTCTCTACTGGGATATGGCTCACGCCGTCTCAGGAAGCTCCGTCAAGCGGCTGAAGGTAGGGACAGCGCGCCGATTTTCGACGGCTACTGAGGAGTCGCTGGTCGCGGACCTGCGCACCATCCTGGTGCCGGACTACGCCGATCGTGCCAAAGCCCTCGCCACCCGGATCACCGAACCCGCGCAGAGCGCGTCGGCGGCCGCCGATCTGCTCGAGAGATTCGCGCGCTCCACGCCCGGGCGCTGA
- a CDS encoding MbtH family protein — MTINPFDDDEGSFFVLVNDEDQHSLWPAFADLPAGWRVAFGEADRAACIEYIEQNWTDIRPKSLRERLALGGASG; from the coding sequence GTGACCATAAATCCGTTCGACGATGATGAGGGCAGCTTCTTCGTCTTGGTCAACGACGAGGATCAGCACAGCCTGTGGCCAGCATTTGCTGATTTGCCAGCAGGGTGGCGGGTGGCGTTCGGTGAAGCTGATCGGGCCGCGTGCATAGAGTACATCGAACAGAACTGGACCGATATCCGGCCGAAGAGTCTGCGCGAGAGATTGGCTCTGGGCGGAGCATCTGGATAA
- a CDS encoding non-ribosomal peptide synthetase: MQRDDRALPLTRAQLDIWLDQEMGHSGTEWQVGLLVHIESSIDRDALEWAIGRVMKEAEPLRVTCFEEDGQVFQRAVDYPEIEIDFHDLTGSADPVREAKEMALAIQRTPMPFSGPLFKYAMFQTRFDEFFVLGCFHHLVMDAAGIGLFGNRVASVYSALVSGEPIPPAFFGSLQDLVAFESEYEASRDYTDDEAYWLANLPTDTESNYRAPQTDDEHDANFRTAPVRLDPAILRQIQDLSQRWDMPRASIITAASALLMRSWCGEGSEVVFDFPVGRRVSPEAKTLPGMVAGLVPLVLTVAAGSTVADFCAHVDARIREALQHQRFPVKALERKAQLRNPGQSADRVVVDFFPNAFSLDFGGVAATATMTNSGFVGDFGLIFSGVGDDLFLGTLGAGHLFSMFDVADLAWRLQRVLAAMAADPGRRLSSIEALDAGEHAQHEDWGNRAALTAPVAPPVSIADVFATQATRTPDAAAVTFEGQSITYRELDDASSRLARVLAGKGVGPGQRVALLLPRSAQAVVAMVAVVKTGAAYVPIDPSVPVARMEFVLSDAAPVAAITTGALAERLRGHDLSVTDIETAGDADSAVPGPRPDDVAYIIYTSGTTGQPKGVPIPHRNVTRLLQTLDADMNLAEQVWSQCHSLAFDFSVWEIWGALLYGGRLVVVPDAVVRSAEDFHALLAAEGVSVLSQTPSAFYALQAADDANREAGDQLKLEAVVFGGEALEPSRLRTWLERHPQRPRLINMYGITETTVHASFREIHAEDLASAVSPIGVPLAHLGFFVLDTWLQPVPTGVVGELYVAGAGLADGYVGRPGLAATRFVACPFGEPGARMYRTGDLMYWGTDGQLRYVGRADKQVKIRGYRIELGEIQAALSELDGVREAAVIAREDRPGDKRLVGYATGAVDATALRTALSERLPAYMVPTAIVVMDALPLTVNGKLDTRALPAPEYQDAESYRAPADAVEEILAAIYAQVLGLERVGVDESFFELGGDSILSMQVVARARAAGVLCRPRDLFVEQTVARLARVAVVADVNADVADDGVGPVLSTPIIRWLESQEAAGSPVDHFNQTVAVQAPAGTTEADVLVMLQALLDRHAVLRLRVDRDDAGGWSLTVPEAGSVDARSRLHTVEALSDEAVVHAGSQLNPAAGVMLSALWVTSTGRLVAIVHHLAVDGVSWRILLEDLNIAWAQHRAGQPVALPESGTSFARWASLLHERAYRSDVMDEADTWRQVAATPAALPAVCPETDTLRTAGDLVANLDVETTLMLLGEVPAAFHTGVHEILLIAFGLALAEFLGTSGAPICIDVEGHGRDEELAADIDLSRTVGWFTAKYPVSLDLGGLNWSQVVAGEARLGAVIKDAKEQLLALPDGLNYGLLRYLNDDLDLESADPPIGFNYLGRQGAMTTEDSGEHWRICWDGLATISPSVRPPIPLVHTLELNAGTVDTDFGPLLCATWTWAPSTLNQAQVSRLSQLWFDALAGLCAHVRAGGGGLTPSDIAVGLSQQQIDELQRQYADS, encoded by the coding sequence ATGCAACGTGACGACCGCGCGCTGCCGCTGACACGCGCCCAGCTCGATATTTGGCTTGACCAGGAAATGGGTCACTCCGGCACGGAGTGGCAGGTCGGCCTTTTGGTGCACATCGAAAGCTCGATCGATCGCGACGCTCTCGAATGGGCAATCGGCCGGGTGATGAAAGAAGCTGAACCGCTGCGCGTCACCTGCTTCGAGGAGGACGGTCAGGTCTTCCAGCGGGCGGTCGATTACCCCGAGATCGAGATCGATTTCCACGATCTGACCGGTTCGGCGGATCCCGTCCGGGAAGCCAAGGAAATGGCGCTCGCCATTCAGCGCACCCCGATGCCGTTCTCCGGCCCGTTGTTCAAATATGCGATGTTCCAAACCCGATTCGATGAGTTCTTCGTGTTGGGCTGCTTCCACCACCTCGTCATGGACGCCGCGGGCATCGGTCTGTTCGGTAACCGGGTTGCCTCGGTCTACTCCGCACTGGTCTCCGGCGAACCGATTCCGCCCGCGTTCTTCGGTTCGCTGCAGGATTTAGTCGCCTTCGAATCCGAATACGAGGCGTCGCGCGACTACACCGACGACGAGGCCTACTGGCTGGCGAATCTGCCGACCGACACAGAATCGAACTACCGGGCACCACAGACCGACGACGAGCACGATGCCAACTTCCGCACCGCTCCGGTGCGACTGGACCCGGCGATCCTTCGGCAGATTCAAGACTTGTCGCAGCGCTGGGATATGCCCCGAGCGTCGATCATCACCGCGGCGTCGGCGCTGCTGATGCGCAGCTGGTGCGGCGAGGGCTCGGAAGTGGTGTTCGACTTCCCGGTCGGCAGACGAGTGAGCCCCGAAGCGAAGACGCTCCCGGGCATGGTCGCCGGGCTCGTACCGCTGGTGCTGACCGTAGCGGCGGGATCGACGGTCGCCGACTTTTGTGCCCACGTCGACGCGCGCATCCGGGAAGCGTTGCAGCATCAGCGTTTTCCGGTGAAGGCCCTGGAGCGCAAGGCTCAGCTGCGCAACCCGGGCCAGTCCGCCGATCGGGTCGTCGTCGATTTCTTTCCCAACGCGTTCTCGCTGGACTTCGGTGGTGTCGCCGCCACCGCGACGATGACCAACTCTGGTTTCGTTGGCGACTTCGGGTTGATCTTCTCCGGTGTCGGGGACGATCTGTTCCTTGGCACCCTGGGTGCCGGACACCTGTTCTCCATGTTCGACGTCGCCGACTTGGCGTGGCGATTGCAGCGGGTGCTGGCGGCGATGGCCGCCGACCCGGGGCGCCGGCTGTCGTCGATCGAGGCACTCGACGCCGGTGAGCACGCCCAGCATGAGGACTGGGGTAATCGGGCGGCGTTGACCGCGCCCGTCGCCCCTCCGGTGTCGATCGCCGACGTGTTTGCCACCCAGGCGACCCGCACACCCGATGCGGCGGCTGTCACCTTCGAGGGTCAGTCGATCACCTATCGCGAGCTGGACGACGCCTCCAGCAGGTTGGCGCGGGTGTTGGCTGGCAAGGGCGTGGGCCCCGGTCAGCGGGTGGCGTTGCTGTTGCCGCGCTCGGCGCAGGCAGTCGTGGCGATGGTGGCCGTGGTGAAGACGGGCGCGGCCTATGTGCCCATCGATCCGTCGGTGCCGGTGGCGCGGATGGAATTCGTGCTCAGCGATGCCGCTCCGGTTGCCGCGATCACCACCGGCGCGCTGGCCGAGCGGCTGCGTGGACACGACCTCTCAGTGACCGATATCGAGACCGCCGGCGACGCCGACTCGGCAGTGCCGGGGCCGCGCCCCGACGACGTCGCCTACATCATCTACACCTCTGGCACGACGGGACAGCCCAAGGGCGTGCCGATCCCGCATCGCAATGTGACCCGGCTGCTGCAGACCCTCGACGCCGATATGAACTTGGCGGAACAGGTGTGGTCGCAATGTCATTCGCTGGCCTTCGATTTCTCGGTATGGGAGATCTGGGGCGCACTGCTCTACGGCGGTCGTCTGGTCGTGGTGCCCGACGCGGTGGTCCGCTCCGCGGAGGATTTCCACGCGCTGCTGGCCGCCGAAGGAGTCAGCGTCCTGAGCCAGACGCCGTCGGCGTTCTATGCCTTGCAAGCCGCCGATGACGCCAATCGCGAGGCCGGCGATCAGCTGAAGCTCGAGGCCGTGGTGTTCGGTGGGGAGGCACTGGAACCGTCCCGGTTGCGGACGTGGCTGGAGCGCCACCCGCAGCGCCCGCGCCTGATCAACATGTACGGCATCACCGAGACGACCGTGCACGCCTCGTTCCGGGAGATCCACGCCGAGGACCTCGCAAGCGCTGTCAGCCCGATCGGCGTGCCGCTGGCCCACCTTGGCTTCTTTGTGCTCGATACCTGGCTGCAGCCGGTGCCGACCGGTGTCGTCGGCGAGCTCTACGTCGCTGGTGCCGGATTGGCCGACGGCTACGTGGGCCGGCCCGGCCTGGCCGCGACTCGCTTCGTGGCCTGCCCGTTCGGTGAGCCCGGAGCGCGCATGTACCGCACCGGCGACCTGATGTACTGGGGCACCGACGGACAACTGCGCTACGTGGGTCGGGCCGACAAGCAGGTCAAGATCCGCGGCTACCGCATCGAGCTCGGCGAAATCCAGGCGGCGCTCAGCGAGCTGGATGGCGTCCGGGAAGCCGCGGTGATCGCCCGCGAAGATCGCCCCGGCGACAAGCGCCTGGTCGGCTATGCGACCGGGGCCGTCGACGCGACCGCCCTGCGTACCGCACTGAGCGAGCGACTTCCGGCCTACATGGTGCCGACCGCCATCGTCGTGATGGATGCCTTGCCCCTGACCGTCAACGGCAAGCTCGACACCCGGGCCCTGCCCGCACCGGAGTACCAGGACGCCGAGTCCTACCGCGCCCCGGCCGATGCGGTCGAGGAGATCCTGGCTGCCATCTACGCCCAGGTATTGGGCCTCGAGCGGGTCGGCGTCGATGAATCGTTCTTCGAGCTCGGCGGCGACAGCATCCTGTCGATGCAGGTGGTCGCCCGGGCGCGAGCCGCGGGCGTGCTCTGCCGCCCGCGTGATCTGTTCGTCGAACAAACCGTGGCGCGGTTGGCCCGGGTGGCTGTGGTCGCCGACGTTAACGCTGATGTGGCCGACGACGGGGTCGGTCCGGTGCTGAGCACTCCGATCATCCGCTGGCTGGAAAGCCAGGAAGCCGCGGGTAGCCCAGTCGATCACTTCAATCAGACCGTGGCGGTTCAGGCGCCGGCGGGGACCACTGAGGCCGACGTTCTCGTCATGTTGCAGGCTTTGCTCGACCGGCATGCGGTACTGCGCTTGCGCGTCGACCGGGACGATGCGGGCGGTTGGTCGTTGACTGTGCCCGAGGCCGGATCTGTGGATGCCCGCTCGCGGCTCCATACCGTCGAGGCGCTGTCAGATGAGGCTGTCGTGCACGCCGGATCACAGCTGAATCCGGCGGCCGGGGTGATGCTGAGCGCGCTGTGGGTGACCTCGACGGGGCGGCTAGTGGCGATCGTGCACCATCTGGCCGTCGATGGAGTGTCATGGCGAATCCTGTTGGAAGACCTCAACATCGCCTGGGCACAGCACCGAGCTGGGCAGCCGGTGGCCTTGCCCGAGTCGGGGACGTCATTCGCCCGCTGGGCATCGTTGCTCCACGAGCGCGCATACCGTTCTGATGTGATGGACGAGGCCGACACATGGCGGCAGGTTGCGGCGACGCCAGCGGCTCTGCCGGCGGTTTGCCCCGAAACGGACACACTTCGTACCGCCGGTGATCTGGTGGCGAATCTGGACGTCGAGACCACCTTGATGTTGCTCGGTGAGGTGCCCGCGGCGTTTCACACCGGCGTGCACGAGATTCTGTTGATCGCATTCGGCCTGGCACTGGCGGAATTCCTGGGCACGTCCGGTGCGCCGATCTGTATCGACGTTGAGGGTCACGGGCGCGACGAAGAATTGGCCGCCGACATCGACCTTTCCCGCACCGTGGGCTGGTTCACCGCGAAGTACCCCGTGTCACTGGACCTGGGTGGTCTGAACTGGTCGCAGGTGGTGGCAGGTGAAGCGAGGTTGGGCGCGGTGATCAAGGACGCTAAAGAGCAACTTCTGGCACTTCCGGACGGTCTTAACTACGGGTTGCTGCGCTATCTGAATGATGACCTGGACTTGGAGAGCGCCGATCCGCCCATCGGGTTCAACTATCTGGGCCGCCAAGGTGCGATGACGACCGAGGACTCGGGTGAGCATTGGCGGATCTGCTGGGACGGGTTGGCGACTATCAGCCCCAGCGTGCGCCCACCGATACCGTTGGTGCACACCCTGGAACTCAACGCCGGAACGGTGGACACCGATTTCGGTCCGCTCCTGTGTGCCACCTGGACGTGGGCGCCCTCGACTTTGAATCAGGCGCAGGTCAGTCGGTTGAGCCAGCTGTGGTTCGACGCTCTTGCCGGCCTGTGCGCGCATGTGCGCGCGGGTGGGGGCGGCTTGACGCCATCTGATATCGCTGTTGGCCTGAGTCAGCAGCAGATCGACGAACTTCAGCGGCAATATGCGGATAGCTGA